The proteins below come from a single Saccharopolyspora sp. SCSIO 74807 genomic window:
- a CDS encoding type VII secretion system-associated protein, translated as MNTQQPSRPVITPAMREQASKQPNTWLYVVDPIFSDPSAEVPPWGFIGGYRVDERGELTDDFSPNPNYRPSPVALRLPAPTNDVERALQLTTTGYAQAATLLSALLDAELILFAQPQGSGLFTVDHDSGRRQLQLFTSESFLPANWTSWQRLTGRQLVERNPVGMDLQINPTSAVKARLPAEDLIKTAGVRVAPAAQPEETQPAQVPGGQATGGQQQAPDPISSDFGQRFIGSVLAAAAGDALGAPVEFYPVEQIRNRFGEHGVTDYDRSGSHPGEFTDDTQLAMFTLEGLIRGHIAARGGAGSGPLAAIQLAYQRWLHTQGYAWSRAAGPYAQSHPEPDGLLAGVRELFAVRSPNSDCITALRGFASTGVPGTFERAINDSDDNTGVVRAAPIALWSDEPREVFRLAAAAAALTCSKPSGYLPAGVLAVLVHRLLRGESLTDALAHAHKLLTECTGHQQTERLLLVAEDLAARGEPTPEQVKDLLGDGWSGHEALAIAVCAALSSDGVGPAVMAAVNHSGDSDSTAAICGAIVGAQHGVSAVPGVWLRDLRLRETVQSLAADALVEFGPQPRGDETWSQRYPGERDVIGLEFGSELPRVAGQDAEEPAGQDETAAQDSAPDTAEEQTAEQDAIPVARLSVPGAQPSETGAASAEQRDASPADSGSAESATQQGETADRSSEETDSAQQASSEPPDPATTPEQATTPAAGPSTADGAAEPQPAAASGAASSGTAASDDAASEDAESAAEPIVPTMGSWPAPSKTAPAREQKPAHDAERAEPGGERILGCLLGTAIGDALGYPVADESIEVIRRNYGGAGVADLVGHAISANTQLSLFTAEGLIRAGIRNRLHGDTDPAQPVQHAYQRWLHTQGVDWADAGGPIADIPPNGWLIREKGLFARRSPDDTCLQALRGYAGGTALGTLTNRLNDAKGSGGVVRAAPAGFRTGDPAETFQTGAAIAALTHGHPSGFLPAGALAVVVSQLLAGRSLPESVDRALTELSTWEGHEETSATLRRAIELATEGTPTPEQIQHRLGAGRVGEQALAIAVCAALARPSSFADAVVLAANHSGDSAATAAVCGSIMGAAHSAEAVPQSWRRKVELGDVVEQLARDAVEEFGANPPAVPEWLSRYPAGPAAPIASPVSARVAAAEQSGESASGAESGAGAAPDAGSGPAAGAGPAAGASSAAGSGSAAGASSVADAASVAGSVSAAASAPTAGSASAADSATGTGRSSDAGPSADAATSSDSETDPATGSESAAPSTGSAAAASVSTSAAAQTAADSPAGDAKRDETATGAASGGTAAQLAATQLAAGNGTDDSSGEQDTAQRPGSGPDAASGRRPGSDQGPGSTPGIGQGAVSGPHFGTGQGSMAEERDSDRQDQAGQPDAERHDAAEQHSAAQAAAEISAAERPAESAPAQPAADQQATEARTQARSERTATEPPTAEPIAQESAAAQQPPVTTASALAHEPAATSQAARGSAAAQDFATTRQFAATEQPAANGQPATTADPAESEPVQQQPAAQDPEPARSPAAARVPGAQTSTTQTSATQTSAAETPATETPAAETSQESSSDDGDGLSHEELRLLAAWRKFRDGEDDTPNDLSEGLHKLLQEAFGAERAAQLVASGDEDGELPEETPQPLNRLDRLAGCALGCAAGDALGAPWAYTAQRMILRKQPDGVRELTEHLGAIGNASAIGQQSVFVLNGLLRATVHSRLHGSASEAESVRGALQQWVVAQGATEPVVRPDPLAADARLRTQRFPDEATLTALGTWDGQAGLPTPAAAPNQATGAVAAARAALVGLHADTPAAAAELGISIGVLTHGHPDGYLPAAAAAAMVAALGDGQTLAESVQSALTELKAWEGSENTVEALQQALELAERGPIPARALESLGSARTGPSTLGSAVAAALAHPESFADAVALAATHSGDSAATAALCGSLLGAARGADAVPQRWLDELELGDLLAELLADARRAEEELVEGGPVPEWAQRYTG; from the coding sequence GGCGGATACCGGGTCGACGAGCGCGGCGAGCTCACCGACGACTTCTCCCCGAACCCGAACTACCGCCCATCACCGGTCGCGCTGCGGCTGCCCGCGCCGACCAACGACGTCGAACGCGCGCTGCAGCTGACCACGACCGGCTACGCGCAGGCGGCCACGCTGCTGTCCGCGCTGCTGGACGCGGAGCTGATCCTGTTCGCGCAGCCGCAGGGCAGCGGACTGTTCACGGTGGACCACGACTCCGGCAGGCGGCAGCTGCAGCTGTTCACCTCGGAGAGCTTCCTGCCCGCGAACTGGACGAGCTGGCAGCGGCTGACCGGCAGGCAGCTCGTCGAGCGCAACCCGGTCGGGATGGACCTGCAGATCAACCCGACCAGCGCGGTCAAAGCGCGGCTGCCCGCCGAAGACCTGATCAAGACCGCGGGGGTGCGGGTGGCGCCCGCCGCGCAGCCGGAGGAGACCCAGCCCGCGCAGGTGCCCGGCGGCCAAGCGACCGGCGGACAGCAGCAGGCGCCCGATCCGATCAGCAGCGACTTCGGCCAGCGCTTCATCGGCAGCGTGCTGGCCGCCGCGGCGGGCGACGCGCTGGGCGCGCCGGTCGAGTTCTACCCGGTCGAGCAGATCCGCAACCGCTTCGGCGAACACGGCGTCACCGACTACGACCGCAGCGGTTCGCACCCGGGCGAGTTCACCGACGACACCCAGCTGGCGATGTTCACGCTGGAGGGGCTGATCCGCGGGCACATCGCGGCCCGCGGTGGCGCGGGAAGCGGGCCGCTGGCCGCGATCCAGCTGGCCTACCAGCGCTGGCTGCACACCCAGGGCTACGCGTGGTCGCGCGCGGCCGGGCCGTACGCGCAGTCCCACCCGGAGCCGGACGGCCTGCTCGCCGGGGTGCGCGAGCTGTTCGCGGTCCGCTCGCCGAACAGCGACTGCATCACCGCGTTGCGCGGGTTCGCCTCGACGGGCGTACCCGGCACGTTCGAGCGGGCGATCAACGACTCCGACGACAACACGGGCGTGGTGCGGGCGGCGCCGATCGCGCTGTGGTCGGACGAGCCGCGCGAGGTGTTCCGGCTCGCCGCCGCGGCCGCCGCGCTGACCTGCTCGAAGCCCAGCGGCTACCTGCCCGCCGGGGTGCTCGCGGTGCTGGTGCACCGGCTGCTGCGCGGCGAGTCGCTCACCGATGCGCTGGCGCACGCGCACAAGCTGCTCACCGAGTGCACCGGGCACCAGCAGACCGAACGCCTTTTGCTGGTCGCCGAAGACCTCGCCGCGCGGGGCGAGCCGACTCCGGAACAGGTCAAGGATCTGCTCGGTGACGGCTGGAGCGGGCACGAGGCGCTGGCGATCGCGGTGTGCGCGGCGCTGAGCAGCGACGGTGTCGGACCGGCGGTGATGGCCGCGGTGAACCACTCCGGCGACAGCGACTCCACCGCGGCGATCTGCGGCGCGATCGTCGGCGCGCAGCACGGGGTTTCGGCGGTTCCCGGGGTGTGGCTGCGTGATCTGCGGCTGCGGGAGACGGTTCAGTCGCTGGCCGCGGACGCGCTGGTGGAGTTCGGGCCGCAGCCGCGCGGCGACGAGACCTGGTCGCAGCGGTATCCGGGTGAGCGCGACGTCATCGGGCTCGAGTTCGGGTCCGAGCTGCCGCGGGTGGCCGGGCAGGATGCCGAGGAACCGGCCGGGCAGGACGAGACCGCCGCGCAGGATTCCGCTCCGGACACCGCCGAAGAGCAGACGGCCGAGCAGGATGCCATTCCGGTGGCTCGGCTGTCGGTTCCCGGTGCGCAGCCCTCGGAGACCGGCGCTGCTTCCGCCGAGCAGCGGGATGCGTCCCCGGCGGATTCCGGCAGTGCGGAATCCGCCACGCAGCAAGGGGAAACGGCAGACCGGAGTTCGGAGGAGACGGACTCCGCGCAGCAGGCCTCTTCCGAGCCCCCCGATCCGGCCACGACCCCCGAGCAGGCAACGACCCCGGCCGCTGGACCGTCCACTGCGGACGGTGCCGCTGAGCCGCAGCCCGCCGCGGCATCGGGCGCGGCGTCGTCGGGCACTGCCGCATCGGACGACGCGGCCTCGGAGGACGCCGAGTCCGCGGCCGAGCCGATCGTGCCGACCATGGGTTCCTGGCCCGCCCCGTCCAAGACCGCACCCGCCCGCGAACAGAAACCCGCGCACGACGCCGAACGCGCCGAACCGGGCGGCGAACGCATCCTGGGCTGCCTGCTCGGCACGGCGATCGGGGACGCGCTCGGCTACCCGGTGGCCGACGAGTCCATCGAAGTGATCCGCCGCAACTACGGCGGCGCCGGGGTGGCCGACCTGGTCGGCCATGCCATCAGCGCGAACACCCAGCTCAGCTTGTTCACCGCCGAAGGGCTGATTCGCGCGGGCATCCGCAACCGCCTGCACGGCGACACCGACCCGGCGCAGCCGGTGCAGCACGCGTACCAGCGCTGGCTGCACACCCAAGGCGTCGACTGGGCGGACGCGGGCGGCCCGATCGCGGACATCCCGCCGAACGGCTGGCTGATCCGGGAGAAGGGCCTGTTCGCACGCCGCTCCCCCGACGACACCTGCCTGCAGGCGCTGCGCGGTTACGCGGGCGGTACGGCGCTCGGCACGCTGACCAACCGGCTCAACGACGCCAAAGGCAGCGGCGGAGTGGTTCGCGCGGCACCGGCTGGCTTCCGCACCGGCGACCCGGCCGAGACGTTCCAGACCGGCGCGGCCATCGCCGCGCTCACCCACGGGCACCCGAGCGGTTTCCTGCCCGCGGGCGCGCTGGCGGTGGTGGTGAGCCAGCTGCTCGCGGGCCGCTCGCTGCCGGAGTCGGTGGACCGCGCGCTCACCGAACTGTCCACTTGGGAGGGTCACGAGGAGACCTCCGCGACGTTGCGCCGCGCCATCGAGCTGGCCACCGAGGGCACCCCGACGCCGGAGCAGATCCAGCACCGGCTCGGTGCGGGGCGGGTCGGTGAGCAGGCGCTGGCCATCGCGGTGTGCGCGGCGCTGGCGCGGCCGTCGTCGTTCGCCGACGCGGTGGTGCTGGCGGCGAACCACTCCGGCGACAGCGCCGCGACGGCCGCCGTGTGCGGCTCGATCATGGGCGCGGCGCACTCGGCGGAAGCGGTGCCGCAGAGCTGGCGGCGGAAGGTCGAGCTGGGCGATGTCGTCGAGCAGCTGGCGCGGGACGCGGTCGAGGAGTTCGGCGCGAACCCGCCGGCCGTTCCCGAGTGGCTGAGCCGCTACCCGGCGGGCCCGGCCGCGCCGATCGCGAGCCCGGTTTCGGCGCGGGTGGCCGCTGCGGAGCAGTCCGGTGAGTCGGCTTCCGGTGCGGAGTCGGGTGCCGGTGCCGCGCCGGACGCCGGTTCGGGCCCTGCGGCCGGTGCGGGCCCTGCGGCCGGTGCGAGCTCTGCGGCCGGTTCGGGCTCTGCGGCGGGTGCGAGCTCGGTCGCCGATGCCGCGTCGGTCGCCGGTTCGGTGTCCGCTGCCGCGTCGGCACCCACCGCCGGTTCGGCATCCGCTGCAGACTCGGCAACCGGTACCGGACGATCGTCCGATGCCGGTCCATCGGCGGATGCAGCAACGTCCTCGGACTCGGAAACGGACCCGGCAACGGGCTCCGAGTCGGCGGCTCCGTCGACCGGCTCCGCGGCTGCCGCCTCGGTTTCCACGTCCGCTGCCGCGCAGACCGCGGCCGATTCTCCGGCAGGAGATGCGAAGCGCGACGAGACCGCTACCGGTGCCGCTTCCGGAGGAACGGCCGCCCAGCTCGCCGCCACCCAGCTCGCCGCCGGAAACGGAACCGACGACAGCTCCGGCGAGCAGGACACCGCTCAGCGGCCCGGTTCCGGTCCGGACGCCGCTTCTGGCCGGAGGCCCGGCTCCGACCAAGGTCCCGGATCGACACCGGGAATCGGCCAGGGCGCGGTGTCTGGCCCGCACTTCGGGACCGGCCAGGGCTCGATGGCCGAGGAACGGGATTCCGACCGGCAAGACCAGGCCGGACAACCCGACGCCGAGCGGCATGACGCGGCTGAGCAGCATTCCGCGGCCCAAGCCGCCGCGGAAATCTCGGCAGCCGAACGACCGGCCGAGTCCGCGCCCGCACAGCCGGCAGCTGATCAGCAGGCCACGGAAGCGCGGACGCAGGCGCGATCCGAGCGAACCGCGACCGAGCCGCCGACCGCCGAACCGATCGCCCAAGAATCCGCGGCCGCGCAGCAGCCTCCGGTGACGACTGCATCGGCGCTCGCGCACGAGCCCGCGGCCACATCGCAGGCAGCCCGGGGGTCCGCAGCGGCTCAGGACTTCGCAACAACCCGGCAATTCGCTGCGACCGAGCAACCGGCAGCGAACGGGCAACCTGCAACGACCGCGGATCCCGCAGAGTCCGAACCGGTTCAACAGCAACCGGCAGCCCAGGACCCCGAACCGGCCCGGAGCCCGGCAGCCGCCCGGGTCCCAGGCGCCCAGACTTCAACGACCCAGACTTCAGCGACCCAGACTTCAGCGGCCGAGACCCCAGCGACCGAGACTCCGGCCGCGGAGACGTCGCAGGAGTCGTCCTCCGATGACGGCGACGGTCTCTCCCACGAGGAACTCCGCCTCCTGGCCGCCTGGCGCAAGTTCCGCGACGGCGAGGACGACACCCCCAACGACCTCTCCGAGGGCCTGCACAAGCTGCTGCAAGAGGCGTTCGGCGCCGAACGCGCCGCGCAACTGGTCGCCTCCGGCGACGAGGACGGCGAACTCCCCGAGGAAACTCCGCAACCGCTCAACCGGCTCGACCGGCTCGCGGGCTGCGCGCTCGGCTGCGCCGCGGGTGACGCGCTCGGCGCCCCGTGGGCCTACACCGCGCAGCGGATGATCCTGCGCAAGCAACCGGACGGGGTTCGGGAGCTGACCGAGCACCTCGGCGCGATCGGCAACGCGAGCGCGATCGGCCAGCAGTCGGTGTTCGTGCTGAACGGCCTCCTGCGCGCGACCGTCCACAGCAGACTCCACGGTTCGGCTTCGGAGGCCGAGTCGGTGCGCGGCGCCCTGCAGCAGTGGGTCGTGGCGCAGGGCGCCACCGAGCCGGTGGTCCGCCCCGATCCGCTGGCCGCCGACGCGCGGCTGCGCACCCAGCGCTTCCCGGACGAGGCGACGCTGACGGCGCTGGGCACTTGGGACGGCCAGGCCGGTCTGCCGACTCCGGCCGCTGCACCGAACCAGGCCACCGGCGCGGTGGCCGCGGCCCGCGCGGCGCTCGTCGGCCTGCACGCCGACACCCCGGCCGCGGCCGCGGAGCTCGGCATCTCGATCGGCGTTCTCACGCACGGCCACCCGGACGGTTACCTGCCCGCCGCGGCGGCGGCCGCGATGGTCGCCGCGCTGGGCGACGGGCAGACGCTTGCCGAGAGCGTGCAATCCGCCCTCACCGAGCTGAAGGCGTGGGAGGGCTCCGAGAACACGGTAGAAGCGCTGCAGCAGGCGCTGGAGCTGGCCGAACGGGGCCCGATTCCAGCGCGGGCGCTGGAGTCGCTGGGCAGCGCCAGAACCGGGCCGTCCACGCTGGGCAGCGCGGTGGCCGCGGCACTGGCGCACCCCGAGTCGTTCGCCGACGCGGTCGCCCTGGCGGCAACGCACTCCGGCGACAGCGCGGCGACCGCGGCTCTGTGCGGCAGCCTGCTCGGCGCGGCGCGCGGAGCCGATGCGGTACCGCAGCGATGGCTGGACGAGCTCGAGCTCGGCGATCTGCTGGCGGAACTGCTCGCCGACGCCCGGCGCGCCGAGGAAGAACTCGTCGAGGGCGGGCCGGTACCGGAATGGGCGCAGCGGTACACCGGATAG